A region of Methanomicrobium sp. W14 DNA encodes the following proteins:
- a CDS encoding asparagine synthase C-terminal domain-containing protein: MKIKGWAELNGRVLHENEIKSVIKDKPENIAGFGGEFLIEWDDCKARDLFGIIQGDCPPGKIVCGGAEKNNILPRTEDLSLEEAIIKAVDLRREDSVTAFSGGVDSALIAKLAQRPCVTVGLKDSHDLRHARVALKSLGLNVADFVEIRKSDIEDALKTVISVIPVKTPVEVSIATTMFFVTKWTSENGYKKVLAGQGADELFGGYARYLETDNIEETLKKDFEGLSMQGKRDQLVACKNNTYISCPYLDVRVVRAARAIPPSEMVVGGIRKYPLRKVASLHMSEDLAFYGKKAMQYGSGVMKEIQKLARDNGYKNSVQRYIDHLI, from the coding sequence ATGAAGATCAAAGGGTGGGCGGAATTAAACGGCAGGGTCCTGCATGAAAATGAGATTAAGTCTGTTATAAAAGACAAACCGGAAAATATTGCCGGGTTCGGCGGAGAATTCCTTATCGAATGGGACGACTGCAAAGCAAGGGACTTATTCGGAATAATACAGGGAGACTGCCCTCCTGGAAAAATTGTCTGCGGGGGAGCTGAAAAAAATAACATTCTCCCTCGTACCGAAGACCTCTCTCTTGAAGAGGCAATAATCAAAGCGGTAGACCTGAGACGCGAAGATTCTGTAACAGCTTTTTCAGGAGGCGTCGATTCTGCTCTCATCGCAAAGCTTGCGCAAAGACCCTGCGTGACCGTTGGTCTGAAAGATTCACATGACCTCAGGCATGCAAGAGTGGCTTTGAAAAGTCTCGGGTTAAATGTCGCAGACTTCGTTGAAATACGGAAAAGTGACATCGAAGACGCACTTAAGACGGTAATCTCAGTAATTCCGGTGAAAACCCCGGTTGAAGTGTCAATTGCCACAACAATGTTTTTCGTAACAAAATGGACATCTGAGAACGGATATAAGAAAGTTCTGGCAGGTCAGGGCGCAGACGAACTCTTCGGCGGATACGCCAGGTACCTTGAAACCGACAACATAGAAGAGACCCTTAAAAAAGACTTTGAAGGCCTTTCAATGCAGGGAAAAAGAGATCAATTGGTTGCCTGCAAAAACAACACCTATATATCATGTCCGTATCTAGATGTTAGGGTAGTGCGCGCTGCAAGGGCCATACCCCCATCAGAAATGGTAGTTGGCGGCATCAGGAAATACCCCTTAAGAAAGGTTGCTTCCCTGCATATGAGTGAGGATCTCGCCTTTTACGGCAAGAAAGCTATGCAGTACGGCAGCGGTGTCATGAAGGAAATACAAAAACTTGCACGGGACAACGGTTATAAAAACTCGGTGCAACGGTACATAGATCACTTAATTTGA
- the gatC gene encoding Asp-tRNA(Asn)/Glu-tRNA(Gln) amidotransferase subunit GatC: MVSEDEVEGIARLADISIEKEKLAGFTDQFNNILEYFDILDTVESAEITDEDLINILREDIEEPSLSQEEALSNAGETDEGYIKAPKVM, from the coding sequence ATGGTCTCTGAAGATGAAGTGGAAGGCATAGCCAGACTTGCCGATATATCTATAGAAAAAGAAAAACTGGCAGGATTTACTGATCAGTTCAATAATATTCTGGAATATTTTGATATTCTGGACACGGTTGAATCCGCTGAGATAACAGACGAAGATCTGATTAATATCCTGAGAGAAGACATTGAAGAACCTTCGCTATCCCAAGAGGAAGCCCTGTCCAATGCAGGCGAAACTGATGAAGGCTACATAAAAGCACCAAAGGTGATGTAA
- the gatA gene encoding Asp-tRNA(Asn)/Glu-tRNA(Gln) amidotransferase subunit GatA, giving the protein MAEYTFDAKDENNAFISIIKSSEYGDGKLSGIPVAVKDNISTKGIETTCGSNILRGYVPPFDAHVVTLLKNEGAAVVGKTNMDEFGMGTTTESSAYGITTNPCDKSRVTGGSSGGSAAAIASGMVPMALGTDTGGSIRCPASFCGIVGLKPTYGRISRYGLIAYSNSLEQIGPMAANVTDVSKLFEVISKPDGHDATAYSRPYEHVPSPEIKGKKIGIPKEYFGEGVDEKISECVKNAISRMEGLGAEIVECSIPSMSYALAAYYVICTSEASSNLSRFDGVRYGPALDAKRSWHDEFRDYRGKYFGEEVIRRILLGTFALSAGYYGKYYAKAKIAKENIKKDFLRVLKEVDLIAGPTMPNIAYKIGEKSNPLEMYLSDILTVPANLAGVPAISVPCGKVEKMPVGLQIIGRHFDEETVIDAAFAFEQEGM; this is encoded by the coding sequence ATGGCGGAATACACCTTTGACGCAAAAGACGAGAACAACGCATTTATTTCAATAATCAAATCATCTGAGTACGGAGACGGAAAACTCTCTGGCATCCCTGTTGCCGTAAAGGACAATATATCAACAAAGGGCATTGAGACAACATGCGGCTCAAACATTCTCAGAGGCTACGTACCCCCATTCGATGCACACGTGGTAACACTCCTGAAAAACGAAGGTGCGGCGGTTGTCGGCAAAACCAACATGGACGAATTCGGAATGGGAACCACCACCGAAAGTTCGGCATACGGAATAACCACAAACCCCTGTGATAAGTCACGTGTCACGGGAGGTTCCTCGGGCGGAAGCGCTGCCGCAATTGCTTCGGGGATGGTTCCAATGGCGCTTGGAACGGATACGGGCGGCTCAATCAGGTGTCCCGCATCTTTCTGCGGCATAGTGGGCCTTAAACCTACATACGGGCGTATCTCAAGATACGGACTTATTGCCTATTCTAATTCTCTTGAACAAATAGGACCTATGGCTGCAAACGTTACAGACGTCTCAAAACTTTTTGAGGTCATATCAAAACCTGACGGACATGACGCCACAGCATACAGCAGGCCCTATGAACATGTACCGTCTCCAGAGATCAAAGGAAAAAAGATAGGCATTCCTAAGGAGTACTTCGGGGAAGGCGTTGATGAAAAAATCTCAGAATGCGTTAAAAATGCAATCTCCAGAATGGAAGGACTTGGCGCAGAAATTGTTGAATGCTCGATTCCTTCCATGAGCTACGCCCTTGCGGCATACTATGTCATCTGCACAAGCGAGGCCTCTTCAAACCTTTCAAGGTTTGACGGTGTCAGGTACGGCCCGGCACTTGATGCAAAAAGAAGCTGGCATGACGAATTCAGGGACTACAGGGGAAAATACTTCGGTGAAGAGGTCATACGAAGAATCCTTCTCGGAACTTTCGCGCTTTCAGCCGGTTATTACGGTAAATACTACGCAAAGGCGAAAATCGCAAAGGAAAACATCAAAAAGGACTTTTTGCGTGTCCTAAAAGAAGTCGACCTGATTGCAGGGCCGACTATGCCAAACATAGCATATAAAATCGGCGAAAAAAGCAATCCGCTTGAAATGTACCTCAGCGATATCCTCACAGTCCCGGCAAACCTCGCAGGTGTCCCCGCGATATCGGTCCCCTGCGGAAAAGTTGAAAAGATGCCTGTAGGTCTTCAGATTATAGGAAGGCACTTTGACGAAGAGACCGTCATTGATGCTGCCTTTGCATTCGAACAGGAGGGAATGTAA
- the gatB gene encoding Asp-tRNA(Asn)/Glu-tRNA(Gln) amidotransferase subunit GatB — protein sequence MAETKDVKDLKVRIGLEIHCQLNTKTKLFCSCSTDYRDDEPNTHVCPICLGLPGAMPKLNKQAVIYALKVAKALNLEIPEYSEFSRKNYFYPDLPKGYQISQYDKPIAVEGKMTVDDDAGHEKVVRIRRIHLEEDPGRLVHKISRDRAGYSLVDYNRSCIPLIEIVTEPDISSPKEARRFLNKLRATLEYLNVFDGEKEGSIRVDANISLEGHNRVECKNISSYKGVERALTFETTRQRSLIRRGQEIVQETRHFQEGRGITTGSRSKEDENDYRYFPEPDLPPLRVKPWVEKIDLPELPDARRERFIEQYNISTNHAKTLTGDIKVAEFYEDIAKCEPALCATWIADTLLGELYYRNMKIDSVPKDNFKDLIILLKDKEITDRVAVDALRIMLDRIKNGEECEMPSDIVSRLGLSKGSDDEFSEIIKVVVEVNPQAVADYKNGKGNALNFLVGQVMKETKGRADPKNLNKMISAYLSKME from the coding sequence ATGGCTGAAACAAAGGATGTAAAAGACCTTAAGGTGCGTATAGGTCTTGAAATTCACTGCCAGCTGAATACAAAGACGAAGCTTTTCTGCAGCTGTTCAACAGACTACCGTGACGATGAGCCAAATACGCATGTCTGCCCGATTTGTCTGGGACTTCCGGGAGCAATGCCGAAACTTAATAAACAGGCTGTCATCTATGCCCTGAAAGTTGCAAAGGCGCTAAATCTTGAAATACCTGAATATTCGGAATTCTCCAGAAAAAATTATTTCTACCCAGACCTTCCCAAAGGCTACCAGATAAGCCAGTATGACAAGCCTATAGCAGTAGAAGGAAAAATGACCGTCGACGACGACGCAGGCCATGAAAAAGTCGTCAGGATACGGAGAATACACCTTGAGGAGGACCCGGGAAGACTTGTGCACAAAATATCCCGTGACAGGGCGGGGTATTCTCTTGTCGACTACAACAGGTCCTGCATCCCCCTGATTGAAATTGTAACCGAGCCTGACATATCCTCACCAAAAGAAGCAAGGCGCTTTTTAAATAAACTGCGTGCAACGCTTGAATACCTCAACGTCTTCGACGGCGAAAAGGAAGGGTCCATACGTGTCGATGCAAACATCTCCCTTGAAGGCCACAACCGTGTTGAGTGCAAAAACATATCCTCATACAAAGGTGTCGAAAGGGCCCTTACCTTTGAGACTACAAGACAAAGAAGCCTCATCAGGAGAGGCCAGGAAATAGTGCAGGAGACAAGACATTTCCAGGAAGGAAGAGGTATCACCACAGGCTCAAGGAGCAAGGAGGACGAAAACGACTACCGCTACTTCCCTGAACCCGACCTCCCGCCATTGAGGGTAAAGCCGTGGGTGGAAAAGATTGACCTGCCTGAACTTCCTGACGCAAGACGCGAAAGGTTCATAGAACAGTACAACATCTCGACAAACCACGCGAAGACACTTACAGGCGACATCAAAGTTGCAGAATTCTACGAGGATATTGCAAAGTGCGAACCGGCACTTTGCGCAACGTGGATTGCGGATACTCTTCTCGGCGAGCTTTACTACCGCAATATGAAAATTGACTCGGTTCCGAAGGACAATTTTAAGGACCTTATCATACTTCTAAAAGACAAAGAGATAACTGACAGGGTTGCCGTCGATGCGTTAAGGATTATGCTTGACAGGATCAAAAACGGAGAAGAATGTGAAATGCCTTCTGACATCGTCTCAAGGCTCGGTCTTTCAAAAGGATCAGACGATGAATTTTCCGAAATAATCAAGGTCGTTGTTGAGGTAAACCCCCAGGCAGTGGCTGACTACAAAAACGGAAAGGGCAATGCCCTCAACTTCCTTGTGGGGCAGGTCATGAAGGAGACAAAGGGGCGTGCGGACCCAAAGAACCTGAACAAAATGATTTCAGCATACCTTTCAAAAATGGAGTGA
- a CDS encoding DNA topoisomerase I, with amino-acid sequence MHLIIAEKNIAAQRIAGFLAGGNKVTADKTGGISSYFFNDSISIGLRGHVVEIDFEEGYSNWRSEVHTPRTLIDAGMVKKPTEKKIVSLIKKYAKKATLVTIATDYDREGELIGKEAYEIVRSVNKNVKINRAIFSAITKQEILNAFENPTEIDFDLASAGEARQEIDLVWGASLTRFISIAAKRGGNNILSVGRVQSPTLGMIVDREKEIEAFVPEPYWLLGLTTEKDSESFEARHTSGKFWDLKEAECAKENTREPLTVKEVKEGKKNDSAPTPFDTTAFIVAAGRLGLSASNAMRIAEELYMNGFISYPRTDNTIYPPSLDLDAIISEIKKTPFKSEAEWVEKNKRKEPTRGKKSSTDHPPIHPAGAANPSQMNEQSWKVYELVVRRFLATLSPDAMWKTLKILFDAGSEEYTSTGQKLETEGYRHVYTYSQAKDQILPDIKEGEILPIKKVTLDEKETQPPPRYSQSKLIMQMEQLGLGTKSTRHDVIGKLISRRYVEESPLKPTLVGKAVTETLEEYAELITKPDMTQTLESHMEDIKKGMRSKTNVVEESKHMLHEIFDELEVNEENIGNDIMDRTAEERIIGKCPVCGKNLMLRTSKGMAQFIGCTGYPDCSFNIGLPSAQWGKAIRDDKICEVHGLNHIKLIRKGARPWDIGCPLCSHIDSNLEALKLMPCMTDELVKKLHKVHVYSVYEIANTKPAILEEKLEIKKELAEKLKSDADEVLDLLRKRAELKKFVRKIIPPKRGRSHAKVLNAIISSGINNISDLSESDKKTLHNMHLSEQEAETLILEAKVIHNTNLLKGYGIPSVSLKKYIDAGFISPEDFCSISPAYLSLKTGINIDTVYKHVGMICDALGAKKPKKISKKAFESGRQELLSVNGIGESMIEKLFFAGITDTEKLRNTDSSYIYQKTGISEEKIKKLQAEC; translated from the coding sequence ATGCACCTTATAATAGCTGAAAAGAATATAGCTGCACAGAGAATAGCTGGTTTTTTAGCCGGCGGCAATAAGGTTACCGCGGATAAAACCGGAGGAATAAGCTCATATTTTTTTAATGACTCCATATCAATCGGTCTTCGTGGTCATGTCGTCGAGATTGACTTTGAGGAAGGTTACTCAAACTGGCGAAGCGAGGTGCACACTCCCAGAACTTTAATAGACGCGGGAATGGTTAAAAAACCGACAGAAAAAAAGATTGTGTCCCTGATAAAAAAATATGCCAAAAAAGCCACACTTGTAACCATTGCAACTGATTATGACCGTGAAGGAGAACTTATCGGAAAAGAGGCATACGAAATAGTCAGGTCTGTCAACAAAAATGTCAAAATAAACAGGGCCATTTTCAGCGCAATAACGAAACAGGAAATATTAAACGCATTTGAAAACCCCACTGAAATAGATTTCGACCTTGCATCTGCAGGAGAGGCGAGACAGGAGATAGACCTTGTCTGGGGTGCGTCACTTACCCGTTTCATTAGTATTGCCGCAAAAAGAGGCGGAAACAACATATTAAGTGTCGGCAGGGTCCAGAGCCCGACTCTCGGGATGATAGTTGACAGGGAAAAGGAAATAGAAGCCTTTGTCCCGGAACCCTACTGGCTTTTAGGCCTGACTACGGAAAAAGACAGTGAAAGCTTTGAGGCAAGACATACATCAGGTAAATTCTGGGATTTGAAAGAGGCTGAATGCGCAAAAGAAAACACCAGAGAACCCCTGACCGTCAAGGAGGTAAAGGAAGGGAAAAAGAATGACTCGGCACCGACACCTTTTGACACAACTGCATTTATTGTCGCCGCCGGCCGTCTGGGGCTTAGTGCATCAAATGCAATGAGAATTGCAGAAGAGCTGTACATGAACGGTTTCATATCCTACCCCAGAACTGACAACACTATTTATCCACCGTCACTGGACCTTGACGCAATAATCTCGGAGATTAAAAAGACGCCTTTTAAGAGCGAAGCCGAATGGGTCGAGAAGAACAAAAGAAAAGAGCCGACCCGCGGAAAAAAATCAAGTACAGATCACCCCCCCATTCACCCGGCCGGAGCTGCAAATCCGTCCCAGATGAACGAACAGTCATGGAAAGTCTATGAACTTGTTGTCCGCCGCTTCCTTGCAACGCTGTCGCCGGATGCAATGTGGAAAACTCTCAAAATTCTGTTCGACGCCGGAAGCGAAGAGTATACATCTACTGGACAGAAGCTTGAAACTGAAGGCTACAGGCACGTATACACTTACAGCCAGGCAAAAGATCAGATCCTTCCTGACATAAAAGAGGGTGAAATTCTTCCAATCAAGAAAGTAACTCTCGATGAAAAGGAGACGCAGCCCCCGCCACGCTACTCGCAGAGTAAGCTCATTATGCAGATGGAGCAGCTCGGCTTGGGAACGAAATCCACTCGTCATGACGTAATCGGAAAACTCATTTCAAGAAGATACGTTGAAGAATCACCATTAAAGCCCACCCTTGTCGGAAAAGCCGTTACCGAGACTCTCGAGGAATACGCCGAACTTATCACGAAGCCTGACATGACGCAGACCCTTGAATCCCATATGGAGGACATCAAAAAAGGTATGCGCAGCAAGACCAACGTTGTCGAAGAGTCAAAACATATGCTCCACGAAATATTCGACGAACTTGAAGTAAACGAGGAGAATATTGGCAACGACATTATGGACAGGACAGCCGAGGAAAGGATAATCGGCAAGTGTCCGGTCTGCGGGAAAAACCTTATGCTGAGAACTTCAAAGGGAATGGCGCAGTTTATAGGCTGCACAGGCTACCCTGACTGTTCGTTCAACATAGGACTTCCGTCTGCGCAGTGGGGAAAAGCAATAAGGGATGACAAGATCTGCGAGGTTCACGGGCTTAATCATATAAAGCTCATCAGGAAAGGAGCCAGGCCGTGGGATATCGGGTGCCCCCTGTGCAGTCATATCGATTCAAACCTTGAAGCGCTGAAACTTATGCCTTGTATGACAGACGAACTTGTAAAAAAGCTTCACAAGGTTCATGTCTATTCGGTATACGAAATTGCAAATACAAAACCGGCGATCCTGGAAGAAAAGCTTGAAATAAAAAAAGAACTGGCTGAAAAACTGAAAAGTGACGCCGATGAGGTCCTTGACCTTTTGAGAAAAAGAGCGGAACTGAAAAAGTTTGTCCGAAAAATAATTCCCCCGAAAAGGGGGAGAAGCCATGCAAAAGTCCTCAATGCCATAATAAGTTCAGGAATAAACAACATCTCGGACCTTTCAGAGAGTGACAAGAAAACACTCCATAATATGCATCTAAGCGAACAAGAAGCTGAGACTCTTATCCTGGAGGCTAAAGTAATACACAACACAAACCTCCTGAAAGGTTACGGAATCCCGTCTGTGAGCCTGAAAAAATACATAGATGCAGGGTTCATCTCCCCAGAGGACTTTTGCAGTATCAGCCCTGCGTACTTAAGCCTTAAAACAGGAATCAACATCGACACTGTCTATAAGCATGTCGGAATGATCTGTGATGCCTTAGGAGCAAAAAAACCCAAAAAAATAAGCAAAAAGGCTTTTGAATCAGGCAGACAGGAGCTTTTGTCTGTTAACGGAATAGGCGAATCAATGATTGAAAAACTATTTTTTGCAGGGATTACAGACACTGAAAAGCTGAGAAATACGGATTCATCCTATATCTACCAGAAAACCGGAATTTCAGAAGAAAAAATAAAAAAACTCCAGGCGGAGTGTTAA
- a CDS encoding phosphoglycerol geranylgeranyltransferase translates to MKDNWKDWKHITKLDPDKHIPENCVEDIVTSGTDALMLSGTLNVTRENITCLREQVKAYDVPMVIEPADPSGAIFNGVMGLFVPSVLNSPNTTWIVGKHEYWVKKDKQIKWDMVVPEAYIVLNPNSSVGKVTKAICTLPAEDVCAYALVAEKYFKFPVVYIEYSGTYGNPEIVKAVSETINESLLYYGGGINSREKASEMAKYADTIVVGNAVYEKGVKTLKETIEAVH, encoded by the coding sequence ATGAAAGACAACTGGAAAGACTGGAAACACATAACAAAACTTGACCCCGACAAACACATTCCCGAAAACTGCGTTGAAGACATAGTTACAAGCGGAACTGATGCACTGATGCTGTCCGGAACACTCAACGTGACTCGTGAAAACATTACATGCCTGCGCGAACAGGTAAAAGCATACGATGTTCCTATGGTCATAGAGCCGGCCGATCCCAGCGGAGCTATATTCAATGGGGTTATGGGCCTGTTCGTTCCCAGTGTCCTCAACTCTCCGAATACTACATGGATTGTCGGAAAGCACGAGTACTGGGTGAAAAAGGACAAACAGATAAAATGGGACATGGTTGTTCCTGAAGCATACATTGTACTTAATCCCAATTCCTCTGTCGGGAAAGTAACAAAAGCCATATGTACACTTCCCGCAGAAGACGTCTGCGCATATGCTCTGGTTGCTGAAAAATACTTTAAATTCCCGGTTGTTTATATAGAATATTCAGGGACATACGGAAATCCGGAGATTGTCAAAGCTGTCTCAGAAACAATAAATGAATCCCTTCTTTATTACGGCGGGGGAATAAATTCCAGAGAAAAGGCCTCGGAAATGGCAAAATATGCAGATACGATAGTAGTCGGAAACGCCGTCTATGAAAAAGGCGTCAAAACACTTAAAGAGACAATAGAAGCTGTTCATTAA
- a CDS encoding RNA methyltransferase, whose protein sequence is MPEIEIVLCEPLYEGNIGFTARVMKNFGFSDLTLINPPEIGDEAIARSSHARDVLENSKIVESLDDVIKNSSLLVATTGETSKSVSTSMRMPYYSPAELRERIKDIKGRVSIIFGRENWGLSNEEISKCDIICTIPTSHEYPILNISHAVGVVVYELANIPPGTYSVASRVEMDYLYSHFSEFLDTIDHREYKRENTMIMLRRIFGRAALTTREASTLHGLLRRTENIIKGVYEPENETESNFGSSEGSPDN, encoded by the coding sequence ATGCCGGAAATAGAAATTGTCCTCTGCGAACCCCTTTACGAAGGAAACATAGGTTTTACTGCAAGGGTTATGAAAAATTTTGGGTTTTCTGATTTAACACTTATAAACCCGCCTGAAATCGGCGATGAAGCAATAGCCCGTTCATCACACGCAAGGGATGTTCTGGAAAACTCCAAAATTGTGGAGTCGCTTGATGATGTTATCAAAAACAGCAGCCTTCTTGTCGCAACAACAGGGGAAACGTCCAAAAGTGTTTCAACATCGATGCGCATGCCGTATTATTCCCCCGCAGAACTGAGGGAAAGGATAAAGGACATCAAAGGAAGAGTTTCGATAATCTTCGGGAGGGAAAACTGGGGCCTCTCAAACGAAGAAATCTCAAAATGCGATATTATATGCACTATTCCTACATCACACGAATACCCGATACTAAACATCTCACATGCAGTAGGTGTAGTTGTGTACGAGCTCGCAAACATTCCGCCAGGAACGTACAGTGTTGCGTCAAGGGTCGAAATGGACTACCTGTACAGTCATTTCAGTGAGTTTCTGGATACAATCGATCACCGCGAGTACAAAAGGGAAAACACAATGATAATGCTCAGAAGAATTTTCGGAAGAGCTGCTCTTACAACCCGCGAAGCGTCTACTCTCCACGGCCTATTAAGAAGAACCGAAAACATCATCAAAGGTGTTTACGAACCTGAAAATGAAACAGAATCAAATTTTGGGTCTTCTGAAGGTAGTCCGGATAACTAA
- the dcd gene encoding dCTP deaminase, translating into MILVDWQIQDHIKRGFIGIKPFDQKFIQPNSLDIRLGNHFVWYKESDDIIDPYDGGSICSNVSEKKAEFIDIKPGSFLLAETLEEITLPDNIVATIEGKSSIARLGITLHQTGGWIDAGFSGTITLEIANANQRPVRLYAGMPVGQLVFYTTERSLHPYGAKGDAKYLHQKNATLSRYYENKKQDTVI; encoded by the coding sequence ATGATCCTTGTTGACTGGCAAATTCAGGACCACATCAAAAGGGGCTTTATCGGAATTAAACCGTTCGACCAGAAATTCATACAGCCCAACTCTCTTGATATTCGCCTTGGAAATCATTTTGTATGGTATAAAGAGAGCGATGACATCATTGACCCTTATGACGGCGGTTCGATATGCTCAAATGTTTCCGAAAAGAAAGCGGAATTCATTGATATAAAACCCGGAAGTTTTCTGCTTGCAGAAACTCTCGAAGAAATTACTCTCCCTGACAATATTGTAGCGACAATTGAAGGAAAAAGCAGCATAGCGCGTCTTGGTATAACCCTTCACCAGACCGGAGGATGGATAGACGCAGGCTTTTCCGGAACGATTACTCTTGAAATTGCAAACGCCAACCAGAGGCCTGTCAGGCTTTATGCAGGCATGCCTGTAGGGCAGCTTGTTTTTTACACGACCGAGCGTTCTCTCCACCCCTACGGGGCGAAAGGCGACGCTAAATATCTTCACCAGAAAAATGCTACTCTGTCCAGATATTATGAAAATAAAAAACAGGACACGGTAATATAA
- a CDS encoding threonine--tRNA ligase, which translates to MRLLLIHSDNIEYSAQKKTPSAEGEAILKDSMKEALTVFCAVESIDEENIPYIISKTKDEILDTVKKLGVENVMIYPYAHLSSDLSSPDVAIEVLKGVEKACREESSLNVKRAPFGWYKAFTLSCKGHPLSELSKTITPEDAADKPEKKEVEHKFFVITPKGEIKDFHDYADNTPLGKLIKKETGMGVELGGEPLHVELMRSKELVDYEPLADVGQHRWMPRGKVIRDLLADYVLKLVLDYGGMPVETPIMYDLGNSAINEHAAKFGERQYRFKSGNRNMMLRFAACFGMFSVMHSMHVSPNNLPMKMYELATYAFRHEQKGECIGLKRLRAFTMPDMHSMCGDMAQTLKCFEEQLLIGWKTGKDLEYPLAGVFRCTEDFYKENEEWVKKIVKMSDTPMLIETLSDRVHYWIAKVDLAAIDGQGRPIENPTVQIDVESAKRFDIKYYNTKNELVYPIIMHCSPTGSIERVICALLENTASQDVPMLPVWLSPTQVRIVPVAERHLKSAEEFCNKLNNSGIRCDIDDREESVGKKVREAGMDWVPYVAVLGDSEAESGKLTVTVRKESKPKVPKKVEYTVEELVGHIKSECSDYPVRPLYTPKKLSNKPRFI; encoded by the coding sequence ATGCGACTTCTGTTAATTCATTCTGACAATATAGAATACTCTGCACAGAAAAAGACCCCGTCCGCGGAGGGGGAGGCAATACTTAAGGACTCAATGAAAGAAGCCCTTACGGTATTTTGTGCGGTAGAGTCCATCGATGAAGAAAATATCCCCTATATCATTTCAAAGACAAAAGACGAAATTCTGGACACGGTAAAAAAACTCGGTGTAGAAAACGTAATGATATACCCGTATGCACACCTTTCCAGCGACCTGTCTTCACCGGACGTTGCCATAGAAGTTTTAAAGGGAGTCGAAAAAGCGTGCCGTGAAGAAAGTAGTCTTAACGTCAAACGTGCTCCTTTCGGTTGGTACAAGGCATTTACTCTCTCCTGCAAAGGGCATCCGCTCTCAGAGCTGTCAAAGACGATAACCCCTGAGGATGCCGCAGACAAACCTGAGAAAAAAGAGGTCGAACACAAATTCTTTGTTATTACCCCAAAGGGCGAAATAAAGGACTTCCATGATTATGCTGACAATACCCCTCTTGGAAAACTGATAAAAAAAGAGACAGGGATGGGAGTTGAACTCGGCGGAGAGCCTCTCCACGTAGAACTTATGCGCTCGAAAGAACTTGTGGACTACGAACCCCTGGCGGATGTGGGCCAGCACCGCTGGATGCCCCGCGGAAAAGTCATCCGTGACCTCCTTGCCGACTATGTCCTTAAACTTGTTCTGGATTATGGTGGAATGCCTGTTGAAACACCGATTATGTATGACCTCGGGAACTCTGCAATCAACGAGCATGCGGCAAAATTTGGTGAAAGGCAGTACCGCTTCAAATCCGGAAACCGCAATATGATGCTCCGCTTTGCAGCATGCTTCGGTATGTTCTCGGTTATGCACAGTATGCACGTATCGCCTAACAACCTCCCGATGAAGATGTATGAACTTGCGACATACGCCTTCAGACATGAGCAGAAAGGCGAGTGCATCGGCCTTAAACGTCTGCGCGCATTCACGATGCCGGATATGCACTCAATGTGTGGAGATATGGCACAAACCCTCAAATGCTTTGAGGAACAGCTTTTAATCGGGTGGAAAACGGGAAAAGACCTTGAGTACCCGCTTGCCGGGGTTTTCCGCTGCACAGAAGACTTCTACAAAGAGAACGAAGAATGGGTGAAAAAGATTGTCAAAATGTCGGATACCCCCATGCTTATTGAGACTCTTTCGGACCGTGTCCATTACTGGATAGCAAAAGTTGACCTTGCCGCAATCGACGGCCAGGGAAGGCCTATCGAAAACCCGACAGTCCAGATAGACGTTGAAAGTGCAAAACGCTTTGATATAAAATACTACAATACCAAAAACGAACTTGTTTATCCTATAATCATGCACTGCTCACCTACAGGCTCAATAGAACGTGTTATATGCGCCCTTCTTGAGAATACTGCATCGCAGGATGTGCCAATGCTTCCGGTATGGCTGTCACCCACGCAGGTAAGAATAGTTCCTGTTGCAGAGCGTCACCTGAAATCTGCAGAGGAATTCTGCAATAAACTAAATAATTCAGGAATAAGATGTGACATAGACGACCGCGAGGAGAGTGTAGGTAAAAAGGTCAGGGAAGCAGGAATGGACTGGGTGCCGTATGTCGCGGTTCTCGGGGACAGCGAAGCTGAATCAGGCAAACTTACCGTTACAGTAAGAAAGGAATCAAAACCTAAAGTGCCCAAAAAAGTGGAATATACAGTTGAAGAACTTGTGGGGCATATTAAATCGGAATGCAGTGACTATCCTGTAAGGCCTCTGTACACTCCAAAAAAGCTTTCAAATAAACCCAGATTTATTTAA